In Mercurialis annua linkage group LG5, ddMerAnnu1.2, whole genome shotgun sequence, a single genomic region encodes these proteins:
- the LOC126682061 gene encoding uncharacterized protein LOC126682061: protein MRRRWKRRQQQRQPMIFYHPHQTKRRTTKSLLLHALMTDIYVFIYMRGQGSRRHVQDRHQRDPRDTAPTDAPPDGDDPQLQAAPRPQREAQQQVEYEIDASGRLKVAPDALRERLHDSRKVSRGLLDIFRSCWFIEGSSWKGLKAEQKTFYWEEFKKKFWWDSIYPEQAIRDVFMRHAANRYKDTIHAMKSVRDNSVTDDIWAAWNAIWDTAAAKRKSAIARAKRMSEPSGPGTGPVRHTAGSRSAVKHMTVLSQELGRPATYAELHVRMHSTKDDRNKFVDKRSQDKHERFLAERAAATQSSPAEGSSSTPQSIDENELFLSLEAVKKQRVYGVGSSAASYIASFKGTGVRRGSCSSSQQTHSTEDIEERIQREVSARVQGMREEIQRDVESSVDERIAERVRSELAKMMSTLPEAMRPPQPPSGPDDEDITRL from the exons ATGAGGAGGCGTTGGAAACGGCGCCAACAGCAGAGACAGCCGATGATTTTCTaccatcctcatcagacgaagcGGAGGACTACGAAGAGTT TATTGTTACATGCATTAATGActgatatttatgtttttatat ATATGAGGGGTCAGGGTAGCCGCAGACATGTTCAGGACCGTCATCAGAGAGATCCGAGAGACACTGCCCCCACAGACGCTCCACCTGACGGGGACGATCCGCAGCTTCAGGCGGCGCCTAGGCCGCAGAGGGAGGCCCAGCAGCAGGTCGAGTACGAGATTGATGCCTCGGGGAGGTTAAAGGTCGCACCTGACGCTCTAAG GGAGCGGCTACATGACAGCAGGAAGGTCTCCAGAGGCTTGCTGGACATCTTTCGTTCCTGCTGGTTCATAGAAGGTTCTTCCTGGAAGGGATTGAAGGCGGAGCAGAAGACGTTCTACTGGGAGGAGTTCAAG AAGAAGTTTTGGTGGGACTCCATCTACCCCGAGCAGGCGATTAGAGATGTCTTTATGAGACATGCTGCTAATCGTTACAAGGACACAATTCACGCGATGAAGAGTGTTAGGGATAACAGTGTCACAGATGATATTTGGGCGGCATGGAATGCGATTTGGGATACGGCTGCGGCGAAGAGGAAGTCCGCCATCGCTCGGGCTAAAAGGATGAGTGAGCCGTCAGGGCCCGGGACTGGACCGGTGCGCCACACGGCAGGATCGCGCTCAGCTGTGAAGCATATGACCGTTTtg AGTCAGGAGCTCGGTCGTCCTGCGACATATGCTGAGTTGCATGTTCGTATGCACTCGACAAAGGACGATCGGAACAAGTTTGTCGACAAGAGGTCGCAGGATAAGCAT GAGCGTTTCCTTGCAGAGCGTGCAGCTGCGACCCAGTCCTCCCCGGCTGAGGGCAGTTCGTCGACCCCGCAGTCCATCGACGAGAACGAACTGTTCTTGTCTCTCGAGGCGGTGAAGAAGCAGCGGGTTTACGGAGTTGGTTCATCTGCAGCTTCGTACATCGCGTCATTCAAGGGCACCGGTGTACGCCGCGGCTCATGCTCGTCGTCCCAGCAGACTCACTCGACCGAGGATATCGAGGAGCGGATCCAGAGAGAGGTATCCGCTCGGGTGCAAGGGATGCGGGAAGAGATTCAGAGGGATGTGGAGTCTTCCGTCGACGAGCGGATTGCTGAGAGGGTCCGCTCGGAGCTGGCAAAGATGATGAGCACTCTACCAGAAGCCATGCGCCCCCCGCAGCCCCCCTCAGGTCCAGATGACGAGGATATTACTAGACTTTAG